A region of the Argopecten irradians isolate NY chromosome 16, Ai_NY, whole genome shotgun sequence genome:
atatagtatttttgCCAACCTTTGGTAACTTTGTTTCCACTTAATGAATCTCTCTCTCTATGCCTTCATCAGAGTTCGTGCTAGGGGATCCAAAAATTGTGTCCTTTTGAGTTTCTAAGCTTAACAGGATATGGGGACGGATTAAACACAAACTTAATTAATGATCATAATCTTAGGGTAGCCTTATTAGTCTGATCATTTTCctcacagtatatatatatacagtgtttttcctgcctatatatttggggccgaaataaggccccattcccaattgtgtttcttgttattttttcccaaatctatgtctaaatttcccaaatcagcgAGTTGAAGCGTATTTTGTGTGAGGAAATAAAAAATTCTGGAAATCTCAAGACAGAATGTTGTATTATAGTATCCATTCTTACACTTGATTTTTAGAGAAGCACATTTGTCTATTTTTAcgttttccaaaatttccataaacactgtttgaatttttcatttcctacttttatcgcacaaaatttcccaatttttaccaggtggcaatttcccaaaatacccaggaaatatatagatatatagatatatatagatcgtgagttcgaggcccggatagggcacgagtcaataaattgtcatgctttgttaaattgtgtttctttgatatttaatatttactaaatataatgTATCATATTCACTATGTGTTAttgatccaaagatttaatttgacaatttccacaatgatcatgtcagcatattgaaccgactatcactttgtcatagaaacatcctttttttggggatgtggatgtggcgcagtggtagaaggcgcaggtatgtttggctaggcgattgggtgcagCAGATCGTGATTTCGAGGCCCGGGTAGGGcatgagtcaataaattgtcatactTTGTtgaattgtgtttctttgatatttttatataccgtattttccggagtataagccgcgACTTTTTCCCCTGAAAATCGGTAGTGCGGCATATACACCAGTGCGGCTTAtccgtggacgaaaaccaaaatctgacgatgtttttgcattatttcgtcgtgattcacatgtgaaaatcgttaGTTTTACTTGCCAGTTTCGTTAAGTTATACATCGACAAAATCACAGTAAAcgtgtttaaaagataaaatatgcaatgaaaatatattaaagatgaaaataattacatatcagATGTATGTtcattcgtaaaattgtttaattcacggaaaatcggccgactgaagTGTGGTTGTTTCcagtcacaacacaatggcggtttagtaaagttatacatcgaaaaaatcactgtaaaagtgtttaaactatataatatgtgatgaatatataatatatatatatgtacatatacttttTATCCTTTTAGACacattatgatgtcatgattcacatgtaaaagtctcacaagttcatgtaatataggatacaatgctgatgttagaggtatCACATGTTgcaaaacattgttaaatccatggcaTGGGGGTgcttatacaacttcaactcttctccagaaaaggggcacttatagggggaggggtgttaATTATAACCAATACTCTATTGTACACATGTCAGTAATTTTGAATcataatcattacatataacatttttacGGGTAGTAGAATACGAAATTTAACATAGATATTTGTATTTCTTCACAGTGCTGGAcccaagggagacaacttgtaTGAGTGGGTTTCCACCATTCTTGGACCAAAGAGTTCTGTTTACGAGGGCGGTGTGTTTTTCTTAGACCTCAATTTCTCACAGGATTACCCGTTTAAACCACCAAAGGTAATTATTTGACTGCAGATTGGTAGTTTGTTCTCCGGGTACTTGGGCTTTCCTTCACCTCTTAAACCTGGCCATGGTAATTCTTCAGTTATATTCTCAAATTAATAGCTTTCAGATTTTTATTTTCCTTGTGACATATCACATTTCATAAACTAAGTTATCCTAATATTTTCTTAGGCGATGTTTTCTGATATGCTTTGTGTCTTCGCTTCCAAAATACGCACCACATGCTTTATACATggtacacactgcatacatggaaagctgttcttacatgaccctgtttATAGGAagttaatttaatcaatcaaacaaacaaatttccTGATATAAATTGTCCTATATTATTTTCCAGGTGACAATTCGTACTTTGTGACGCTTCTGGTCTTAATTGTCCGACTATTTTTCAGGTGTCAGACTTTTCCTGATAAAAGTTGTCCTATATTATTTTCCAGGTGCTTTTCCTGATATAAATTGTCCTATATTATTTTCCAGGTGACGTTTCGTACTCGTATCTACCACTGTAACATCAACAATCAGGGTCATATATGTCTGGACATCCTGAAGGACCAGTGGAGTCCAGCCTTGACCATTTCCAAAATACTCCTCTCCGTGACCTCACTTCTCTCGGACTGTAACCCACACGACCCTCTCGTTGGGAACATTGCACAGCAATATCTGACCAATCGTGAGGAACATGACAAAATAGCTGTACAGTGGACCAAGCGATTTGCAACGTGAATTCTATTTGTTTAAAACCGTGTTAGAAGATTGTTATGagaaatattttgattggtGAAGAATTGAGAGATTTGTAATTAGAAGTTTGATAAGTGGGTCGTTTAGAAGTTTGTCATGGAAATACGTGTGATTGGTGAAGAATTGAGAGATTTCTAACTTGAAATCTGATTGGTGGGTtgttttgaagtttgttatgAGAATACTTTTGATTGGTGAAGAATTGAGAGATAAATGTGAAGTCTGATTGGTGAATTTTTTAGAGGATTGTTTTTAGATTGATTTTGAGTGGATGAAGACTGGCAGATGTATCTGTATCCTATTATCAGCAAAGGGCTTTTTATCCTACTTCATTCTGGAAATTTTCATTTTGCACTACCGTAGATTAGCATCAAAATCCTTATGTATTGTTTGTAATAGAGATTTTCCCATGATTATGGAACAGACTTGGAGACATATCAAATTGTGACATTgtacaatttgatatttgtaaTAGAGTCAGTGAAATTAAGTGTCTTGTTAACGTTGTTGCGTTGGTATGTAAGAGATTGTTGATGTTTCAAAAAGCGGGTATTAATGACAgtgtcagattttttttcagtcaTCAAATCATGGAATATTAGTTTTaagaatgtaaaaaaaaaatattgatatacatgtacatgaatgtaGATCCTAATTTTCACTCTGTTTACATAAAGGATATGATAAAACATTCTACTAACTTAAGGTTGTGTTCTCCGAATATATTCAGTCTTTGCGTGTTActgagttagctcccttgtgggtaggtattaattgtgatgtcattttttTGTGCAAAATTATTCACGTcaatttctctgaaaagtatggtgttatgcttgcaaacacatgacgtcacaatcaatacctccaagtaagggcagataactctgtgatatgcaaatacagaatctTTGAGACTCGGCACTATATTCTGCTAAGTTATTGCTATATATCCGATagcatatatgtattatatatacatgtactagtacTGCATTTAtataagggaagtaactctgatagataaAAGCATCAGTAACTCATATCTTATACCATATTCAACCTAAATAAGCGTCCAGTGtatttaaaaacttaaaaaaaaaaaaaaaaaactatctaTTTATCCCGTGGAgtattgtttgaaatcagctgatcgatgcacaagaatcgttgtattcatagtgtattcatagtgttttcataggcaaatgttcgttttcgtcagttggttgattcattaATGAcaaaacactcagaatgtaatataaaaaaatgttgcaCAGTGAGCCATAAATCGATTTGCAGAATAAATCAGTTGAAGTacctacaaagtttcattatgCGAGGGAAGTGAAATTGTGGCCTCAGAAGAGGGAGGGACGCTTATTCCtcctttgcatattacagagttagctcccttgcaggtaggtatcgattgttacgtcattattttgagagcaattcacatcgttttctctgaaacgtatgatgttatgctcgcaaacacatgacgtcacaatcaatacctacccgcaagggcagataactctgtaatatgcaaatacggaataggGATTGGGAttcttattgggttgaatatggtatgtATTATATACTGCATTTacataagggaagtaactctggtaaatatcaatacttacaaatatgtttaaatgattatgtCGCGCTTATGGGTggacattttcttttctttttttcttttttttgaaACAACTACCAAATCAAACTCTTCTGCTCTcatagagttatgtccctttgttatCCTTTGGACACTGAATCCgaatttacatattacagagttatctgcccttgtgggtaggtactgattgtgacgTCTTATTTTTATGAGTGTAAAGCAATATTTATTAGgagaaaaaaagtaatttttgcTCATAAAGTAATGTTGTAACAAGAAAAAAAGTAGATTATTACATTGCTGACCATTTTGTtagtttttattaattttaatgaaatatctgTAACCGATTCAAATTTCTTGCAAAATCACTGAAATGATGAAATGTTGTGAGtttgattatataataaaaaattaaacttAATTTTGTACGTGTTTGATGTTATTTGCAATCATAATTTAATTCATCGTGAACATGGTGTAGCTCACTAGCTTGTAAGTTAAAAAGTGTCAATAGGTTCAAGATGGCAATCCTTCATGTTGTTTACaaagattattttaaaaaaactgGCAATGCTATTGGCCAAGGGAAACTTTGATATATTGCAGAAAATCTTGTTACATCTGTTGCAAAATGCAATAAGCATTATAAAAGGCACACTacatttctgaaacaaaaaaaaatatttcttaaaaacattaaaaaaacatatgGATGGCCTAAAATgagattacaacaccaaacaacaaACATATTCCCTGCGTAATCTTTATTTACtgtgaatattattttttatcacatataatACTACAGGGTCACCCGTCAGCTCAGCGTCGACTTGTCACTCATACCATAACAAAAATGGAACTCCCAAGGAAACGATCGTTGGTAGATGTATCTTAAGACCCTAACCATACCATTTTAGGGACCACCAATAAGGAAACAGACAAATGTAGATGTAAGTGTTGTATCAGTACACTGTAGCATCATTACACTGTAGCACTACATTTGAGTCCGAGAAATCATACAGAAAGGCCAATCAGGgattaggggagctttgattacaccttGGTACATTAAGCACCCGTGtttgaaagaagaaagaaatatAGCATCAGAAttgaacttcattctatatagcaAATAAAATAGATCTttctaaatattgatatttttaatacatatatctttgCATCTATGTCCAAAATTAACGTTTAAATATTTAACAGAACACCTGAAAGTAAGTTcttaatattcataaattaacTTGAATTCATTTCGTCATTTACACAGTGTAGTTgggatattttttatttcatattatttctcTGTAAAGGCAATCCCGGTAACTCTGATTTCTTTCTGTTATATCTGTAGACGTATATATACTCGTGTGGTACTAGTGATTACTACTACTAACCTCTGTAA
Encoded here:
- the LOC138310345 gene encoding ubiquitin-conjugating enzyme E2 E1-like, yielding MASSNASASSQPVLSAASVSSQRRTSTPTVKDSKTSKQTKNHSTSAKRLQKELAEITLDPPPNCSAGPKGDNLYEWVSTILGPKSSVYEGGVFFLDLNFSQDYPFKPPKVTFRTRIYHCNINNQGHICLDILKDQWSPALTISKILLSVTSLLSDCNPHDPLVGNIAQQYLTNREEHDKIAVQWTKRFAT